A window of Chlamydiales bacterium STE3 contains these coding sequences:
- a CDS encoding hypothetical protein (Product derived from UniProtKB/Trembl:F8LDN6) has protein sequence MEKFEERESFVTVNHGQKIFGVIHRPLEVKNPPVVLMCHGLGGHKTGRYRVYVELAEELVRSNIAVIRFDFRGSGDSEGKLSDITIEDQVSDALQVLKFAKDHYDFDFDRLGIYGRSLGAAIAVLTASRKRHVKSIVLWAAMFNGTQWQTQLDLVKNGQISERDAIELRRINGQVASLEFYSQMLNMPINEALTHLHKVPLLLIHGEKDTLIPLNHSIGYAEAREEAQAETLLIRLPMGDHDFTFTEERQAAIIETCHWFKKTLEGCNDENSSAKT, from the coding sequence ATGGAAAAGTTTGAAGAGCGAGAGTCTTTTGTTACAGTAAACCATGGGCAGAAAATTTTTGGAGTTATTCATAGGCCTCTTGAAGTAAAAAATCCTCCTGTTGTCCTCATGTGTCATGGACTTGGAGGGCATAAAACAGGGCGCTACCGCGTCTATGTGGAACTTGCTGAAGAATTAGTGCGTTCCAATATAGCCGTTATACGGTTTGACTTTCGTGGATCTGGGGATAGTGAAGGAAAATTAAGTGATATAACGATCGAAGATCAGGTGAGCGATGCGTTACAAGTTTTGAAATTTGCTAAGGATCATTATGATTTCGATTTTGATCGACTAGGGATTTATGGTAGATCTTTAGGTGCTGCAATCGCTGTGTTGACTGCATCACGAAAACGACATGTTAAAAGTATAGTTCTTTGGGCTGCTATGTTTAATGGGACACAATGGCAAACGCAACTAGATCTGGTAAAAAATGGACAGATCAGCGAAAGAGACGCTATTGAACTTAGAAGAATTAATGGTCAGGTGGCTTCTTTAGAATTTTATTCTCAGATGTTAAATATGCCTATTAATGAAGCCTTGACCCATCTACACAAAGTCCCACTACTTCTCATACATGGTGAAAAGGACACCCTCATTCCCTTGAACCATTCCATTGGTTATGCTGAAGCTAGAGAAGAAGCTCAAGCAGAAACACTTTTGATTCGCCTTCCAATGGGGGATCACGACTTTACGTTCACAGAAGAGCGTCAAGCCGCCATCATTGAAACATGCCATTGGTTCAAAAAGACACTTGAGGGATGCAACGATGAAAACTCTTCTGCAAAAACTTAA